From the genome of Candidatus Flexicrinis proximus:
CCTCGCGGACTCGCAGCGCGCGCTGCTCGAACGGCGCATCCGGTCGCTCCGCTGGACGTATTCCAGCATCGCTGTCTTTTTTCTCACGATTGCCGGAGCGCTGGGACTCGGCTTATACAGCGAAATCCCGGAATGGCTGCCCTACATCCTCGGCGGCTTCGGCGTCTTCGTGCTGCTTCTGCTGCCGCTGTTCTGGCGCATGCGCATCGAAATCCGCAAGGTGCGCGACGACCTTGCCGCCGGACGTGTGCAGGCGCAGACCGGCGCGGTCACGCTGGGCTACAAAGGCGGCAGCCTCATTGTCGGCGGCCAGTGGTTTCCGCGGCCTCGATCCGTCCGTGGCATCGAGTGGAATGTGGTCTATACGGTCTACTATGCGCCGCGATCGCGCGTGATTATCGCCATGGAGAAGACCGAAACACGATGAGCGCATCATCCCCGTTTCAACCAACCCAGGCCGACCTCGCCGCCAACCACGCCGGCCGCCTCGCGGACTCGCAGCGCGCGACGCTCCAGCGACAGATACGGATGACGCGCTGGGTCTCTCTGGTCTTCTGCGCGCTCTTCGTCGGGCTGGCGCTGCTGTTCTCCGTCGGGATCCACAGCGAGATCGGCGCGGATGGGCCGTTGATCGTCATCGTCGCCATGGACATCTTCCTCCTGCTCATGACGCTCCCCATCATCTGGCTACCGGGCTAGCGGTTCACCCGTCTGCGCTGCTTCAATTACGTCGAGGATAGCATCAGTCACCTGCTGGGCGTACTGCTCGCTGCCTAGGATCGAGCCGTGATCCGCGCCTTCGACAATGTGGGTTACGCTGTTAGATGAAGCGGCGGCGATTTCGCTGCGGGCAGTAGAGAATCGCTCGTGGTAGCTTGGGGATAGACTGGCCCACAGGACATATAGGGGCACATCGCCCAGGTTTTCGGCAGCAGCGGAGGCGTTCTGTAGCGCCGGAAATGCCGGGCCATTCTCAGCATAGTAGGCATCGACAACCGGGTTGCGCGCCTGCAAGCCTGTCATTTCGAGGACAATGTCCCCCGGATAGCCCGCGTTCCGGAAGATAGCCGGCTGGAGCAGGCGCATCAGACCGATACGGGTGATTACCGACGTGACAGCCTGTGTCACATCAAAAAAGGTTTTGTAGCTGTCAAACTCGCCCGGACTGGAAAACTGTTTTGGTGTCACGAATTGGCTATCGACCAGGACAATGCCCGCCACATCCCCCGGATATTGCTGGGCATAAATGCGCGTCAGGATGCCGCCGAAGGAATGTCCAACGATCATATAGGGGGCAGGAATATCCGCCGTCTCAAGCAGCGTGTGCAGTTCGGCGGTCATAGTGAGGGCGTCTCGCTCCCCAGCCGCCGGTTCGCTCCAACCCATACCGGGACGGTCATAGGCGCAGACCTGTGTATGCTCCGCCACTTGATTCTGCACGCGAGTCCACCACAACGACTCGGCAATCGCCCCTGACACCAGAATGACCGCCGGGCTGCCTTCGCCTGTGCAGATCATGTGCATCTGGTGGCCGTTCACTGTGTAAAGCTGCCCACGCGGTGCGTAAGCGCGTTTGTCCAGTTCGACCGCGACAGCCTGATAGACCACGCCCAGCAGCACGAGCGCGACCAGGACGATTCCGAACCACTTCAATCCGCGTGTAACGTAGAACAGGCAACCGCGCCTATGCGCGGCATTATCTACTCCGCTTGTACTCTGTGAAGTAATCGGGGGTGTCATCGTGCTACGCTCCTGTCATGAGACTTCAGTGCGGCATCCGTTCGTTGATCTGCTCTTCCGTGTAGCGTGTCTCGTTCTTTGCCATGAAACCATCCTCCTCGTTACAGTCTATGTCAGATAGTCTCATTCTGCCTGGTATTGTTTTTTGGATGAAAGATCACACGGAGTAGGTTGTGAGTATGTCGCTTCAGTCACCCATTCCCACCGACCTCACCGCCAACCGCGCCGGCCGCTTCGCAGACTCGCAGCGCGCGACGCTCCAGCGGCAGATACGGATGACGCGCTGGGTCTCTC
Proteins encoded in this window:
- a CDS encoding alpha/beta hydrolase; translated protein: MTPPITSQSTSGVDNAAHRRGCLFYVTRGLKWFGIVLVALVLLGVVYQAVAVELDKRAYAPRGQLYTVNGHQMHMICTGEGSPAVILVSGAIAESLWWTRVQNQVAEHTQVCAYDRPGMGWSEPAAGERDALTMTAELHTLLETADIPAPYMIVGHSFGGILTRIYAQQYPGDVAGIVLVDSQFVTPKQFSSPGEFDSYKTFFDVTQAVTSVITRIGLMRLLQPAIFRNAGYPGDIVLEMTGLQARNPVVDAYYAENGPAFPALQNASAAAENLGDVPLYVLWASLSPSYHERFSTARSEIAAASSNSVTHIVEGADHGSILGSEQYAQQVTDAILDVIEAAQTGEPLAR